A region of Rhodamnia argentea isolate NSW1041297 chromosome 9, ASM2092103v1, whole genome shotgun sequence DNA encodes the following proteins:
- the LOC115737095 gene encoding thylakoid lumenal protein TL20.3, chloroplastic isoform X1, translating to MAALGSISLLSIKSISVTSSASSSSSSSSSSSNSRIAKPLQLASRSSGVVCEIESPVKASFRESKTWRAVASAALAAAVVSFSSSLPASADLNKYEAETRGEFGIGSAAQFGSADLRKAVHVNENFRRANFTAADMRESDFTGSTFNGAYLEKAVAYKANFTRADLSDTLMDRMVKIQDSCFIAKLSVLNEANLTNAVLVRTVLTRSDLGGAIIDGADFSDAVLDLSTKQALCKYASGTNPITGVDTRKSLGCGNSRRNAYGSPSSPLLSAPPQKLLDRDGFCDDSTGLCDAK from the exons ATGGCGGCTCTCGGTTCGATCTCTCTTCTATCCATCAAATCCATCTCCGTCACTTcttccgcttcttcttcttcttcttcttcttcttcgtcgtcaaATTCAAGAATTGCCAAGCCTCTGCAACTCGCTTCGAGGTCATCCGGCGTCGTGTGCGAGATTGAGTCTCCTGTGAAAGCCTCTTTTCGCG AATCAAAAACTTGGCGAGCGGTGGCTTCGGCTGCGTTGGCGGCCGCCGTCGTTAGCTTCAGCTCATCTTTGCCGGCAAGTGCTGATCTCAACAAGTATGAAGCGGAGACTCGCGGCGAGTTTGGCATTGGTTCAGCCGCGCAGTTTGGTTCGGCAGATCTCAG GAAAGCAGTGCACGTGAATGAAAATTTCAG AAGAGCCAATTTCACAGCTGCTGATATGAGGGAATCTGACTTCACTGGCTCTACATTTAATGGCGCCTATCTTGAGAAAGCGGTCGCTTATAAGGCAAACTTTACGC GTGCAGATTTGAGTGACACACTGATGGATCGCATGGTAAAGATACAAGACTCTTGCTTCATTGCTAAATTAAGT GTTCTCAATGAAGCTAACCTCACCAATGCAGTGCTAGTAAGAACAGTTCTCACCCGCAGTGACCTTGGAGGTGCCATTATTGATGGTGCTGACTTCAGCGATGCTGTTCTGGATCTTTCAACAAAACAG GCTCTTTGCAAGTATGCAAGTGGCACAAACCCAATTACAGGGGTGGACACCAGAAAAAGCTTGGGTTGTGGAAACAGCCGTCGCAACGCATATGGCAGTCCGTCTTCACCTCTGCTAAGTGCTCCCCCACAGAAATTGCTTGATCGAGATGGCTTCTGTGATGATAGCACTGGACTTTGTGATGCAAAATAA
- the LOC115737095 gene encoding thylakoid lumenal protein TL20.3, chloroplastic isoform X3: MKISAADMRESDFTGSTFNGAYLEKAVAYKANFTRADLSDTLMDRMVLNEANLTNAVLVRTVLTRSDLGGAIIDGADFSDAVLDLSTKQALCKYASGTNPITGVDTRKSLGCGNSRRNAYGSPSSPLLSAPPQKLLDRDGFCDDSTGLCDAK; this comes from the exons ATGAAAATTTCAG CTGCTGATATGAGGGAATCTGACTTCACTGGCTCTACATTTAATGGCGCCTATCTTGAGAAAGCGGTCGCTTATAAGGCAAACTTTACGC GTGCAGATTTGAGTGACACACTGATGGATCGCATG GTTCTCAATGAAGCTAACCTCACCAATGCAGTGCTAGTAAGAACAGTTCTCACCCGCAGTGACCTTGGAGGTGCCATTATTGATGGTGCTGACTTCAGCGATGCTGTTCTGGATCTTTCAACAAAACAG GCTCTTTGCAAGTATGCAAGTGGCACAAACCCAATTACAGGGGTGGACACCAGAAAAAGCTTGGGTTGTGGAAACAGCCGTCGCAACGCATATGGCAGTCCGTCTTCACCTCTGCTAAGTGCTCCCCCACAGAAATTGCTTGATCGAGATGGCTTCTGTGATGATAGCACTGGACTTTGTGATGCAAAATAA
- the LOC115737095 gene encoding thylakoid lumenal protein TL20.3, chloroplastic isoform X2 — protein sequence MAALGSISLLSIKSISVTSSASSSSSSSSSSSNSRIAKPLQLASRSSGVVCEIESPVKASFRESKTWRAVASAALAAAVVSFSSSLPASADLNKYEAETRGEFGIGSAAQFGSADLRKAVHVNENFRRANFTAADMRESDFTGSTFNGAYLEKAVAYKANFTRADLSDTLMDRMVLNEANLTNAVLVRTVLTRSDLGGAIIDGADFSDAVLDLSTKQALCKYASGTNPITGVDTRKSLGCGNSRRNAYGSPSSPLLSAPPQKLLDRDGFCDDSTGLCDAK from the exons ATGGCGGCTCTCGGTTCGATCTCTCTTCTATCCATCAAATCCATCTCCGTCACTTcttccgcttcttcttcttcttcttcttcttcttcgtcgtcaaATTCAAGAATTGCCAAGCCTCTGCAACTCGCTTCGAGGTCATCCGGCGTCGTGTGCGAGATTGAGTCTCCTGTGAAAGCCTCTTTTCGCG AATCAAAAACTTGGCGAGCGGTGGCTTCGGCTGCGTTGGCGGCCGCCGTCGTTAGCTTCAGCTCATCTTTGCCGGCAAGTGCTGATCTCAACAAGTATGAAGCGGAGACTCGCGGCGAGTTTGGCATTGGTTCAGCCGCGCAGTTTGGTTCGGCAGATCTCAG GAAAGCAGTGCACGTGAATGAAAATTTCAG AAGAGCCAATTTCACAGCTGCTGATATGAGGGAATCTGACTTCACTGGCTCTACATTTAATGGCGCCTATCTTGAGAAAGCGGTCGCTTATAAGGCAAACTTTACGC GTGCAGATTTGAGTGACACACTGATGGATCGCATG GTTCTCAATGAAGCTAACCTCACCAATGCAGTGCTAGTAAGAACAGTTCTCACCCGCAGTGACCTTGGAGGTGCCATTATTGATGGTGCTGACTTCAGCGATGCTGTTCTGGATCTTTCAACAAAACAG GCTCTTTGCAAGTATGCAAGTGGCACAAACCCAATTACAGGGGTGGACACCAGAAAAAGCTTGGGTTGTGGAAACAGCCGTCGCAACGCATATGGCAGTCCGTCTTCACCTCTGCTAAGTGCTCCCCCACAGAAATTGCTTGATCGAGATGGCTTCTGTGATGATAGCACTGGACTTTGTGATGCAAAATAA
- the LOC115736998 gene encoding acid beta-fructofuranosidase-like, with product MPKPFPMAEPNPVRSSIDHEDPEYAPLSGGAKPEDRRRPTKVILAGLSVLLVIGMMLGFFTDTKPDFCTQANDALLSMTREGAGPRSIPAEAVVRPGARGVKEGVSDKSSRIIAGVNVPSFPWNNSMLSWQRTAFHFQPEKNWMNDPNGPMYYKGWYHFFYQYNPEGAVWGNIVWGHAVSEDLIHWLHLPLAMVADQWYDVNGVWSGSATILPDGQVVMLYTGSSNESVQLQNLAYPADLSDPLLVHWVKHPGNPVLAPPPCINKLDFRDPTTAWYTSGGKWRIAIGAKINKTGMSLVYETEDFKNYKLLPGMLHAVPGTGMWECVDFFPVSEDGLDTSVNGPGVKHVMKVSLDDDRHDYYSIGTYDEKANTWVPDNPEIDVGIGIRYDYGIFYASKTFYDQNKRRRILWGWITESDSEAADVQKGWASLQGIPRTIVLDTKTGSNLLQWPVEEVESLRLSSKEFDSIEVKTGTVVPLDVGTATQVDIVAEFELDKQALGATPEADADYSCGASGGASQRGALGPFGLLVLADDGLSEQTPVYFYVVKGPNGTLKTSICTDQLRSSEASDVVKHVYGSFVPVLEGEKLSVRIMVDHSIVETFAQGGRSCITARVYPTKAIYGAARVFLFNNATEANVKASLKIWQMNSAFIRPYSDQ from the exons ATGCCGAAACCGTTCCCAATGGCGGAACCCAACCCAGTTCGCTCTTCCATCGACCATGAAGACCCCGAATACGCCCCTCTCTCGGGCGGGGCGAAACCCGAGGACCGCCGTCGACCGACCAAGGTGATCTTGGCAGGCCTTTCCGTGTTGTTAGTTATCGGCATGATGCTCGGTTTCTTCACTGACACGAAGCCGGACTTCTGCACGCAAGCTAATGATGCCCTATTGTCGATGACCCGGGAAGGAGCGGGGCCGAGGTCGATACCAGCCGAGGCTGTGGTCAGGCCGGGGGCTCGCGGCGTGAAGGAAGGAGTGTCCGATAAGTCGAGCAGGATCATTGCTGGCGTCAACGTGCCGAGTTTCCCGTGGAACAACAGCATGTTGTCATGGCAGAGAACGGCCTTCCATTTTCAGCCAGAGAAGAACTGGATGAATG ATCCCAACG GTCCCATGTATTACAAAGGGTGGTACCACTTCTTCTACCAGTACAACCCGGAGGGCGCCGTCTGGGGCAACATCGTGTGGGGCCATGCTGTGTCGGAGGACCTGATCCACTGGCTCCACCTCCCCCTTGCCATGGTGGCCGACCAGTGGTACGACGTCAACGGCGTGTGGAGCGGCTCCGCCACGATCCTCCCCGATGGCCAAGTCGTCATGCTCTATACCGGCTCGTCCAACGAGTCCGTGCAGCTCCAGAACCTCGCCTACCCCGCCGACCTCTCTGACCCGCTCCTCGTCCACTGGGTCAAGCACCCCGGCAACCCTGTCCTGGCCCCTCCGCCGTGCATCAACAAGTTGGACTTCCGTGACCCGACCACTGCTTGGTACACATCGGGAGGCAAATGGCGCATTGCCATCGGGGCCAAGATCAACAAGACGGGAATGTCGCTCGTGTACGAGACCGAGGACTTCAAGAACTACAAGCTCTTGCCGGGCATGCTCCATGCCGTCCCGGGGACCGGCATGTGGGAATGCGTGGACTTTTTCCCCGTCTCGGAAGACGGGTTGGACACGTCTGTGAATGGTCCAGGAGTGAAGCACGTGATGAAGGTTAGCCTCGATGACGACAGGCACGATTACTATTCGATCGGGACTTATGACGAGAAGGCCAACACTTGGGTCCCGGACAACCCCGAGATTGATGTCGGGATCGGGATTAGGTATGACTACGGTATATTCTATGCCTCGAAGACGTTCTATGACCAGAACAAGAGGAGGCGGATCTTGTGGGGTTGGATCACGGAGTCAGACAGCGAGGCCGCCGATGTGCAGAAAGGATGGGCTTCACTTCAG GGAATTCCGAGGACCATTGTTCTCGACACGAAGACCGGAAGCAACCTACTTCAGTGGCCGGTGGAGGAAGTTGAGAGCTTGAGATTAAGCAGCAAAGAATTCGACAGCATAGAGGTCAAAACCGGGACGGTGGTGCCTCTAGACGTCGGAACCGCCACGCAG GTGGACATCGTGGCTGAGTTTGAGCTAGACAAACAGGCCCTAGGGGCGACACCCGAGGCCGATGCTGATTACAGCTGCGGCGCCAGTGGTGGGGCTTCTCAACGAGGTGCTCTAGGGCCGTTTGGCCTCCTGGTTCTAGCGGACGATGGCTTATCCGAGCAGACCCCCGTGTACTTCTATGTCGTTAAGGGACCGAACGGCACGCTCAAGACTTCAATCTGCACCGACCAATTGAG GTCTTCCGAGGCAAGCGATGTCGTCAAGCATGTCTATGGGAGCTTTGTCCCGGTACTAGAAGGCGAAAAGTTGTCGGTCAGAATCATG GTGGATCATTCCATCGTAGAGACCTTCGCTCAGGGAGGGAGGAGTTGCATCACGGCCCGAGTTTATCCCACGAAGGCCATCTACGGCGCGGCACGGGTCTTCTTGTTCAACAACGCCACCGAGGCTAATGTTAAGGCCTCGCTCAAGATATGGCAGATGAACTCCGCTTTCATCCGCCCATACAGCGACCAGTGA